One stretch of Armigeres subalbatus isolate Guangzhou_Male chromosome 2, GZ_Asu_2, whole genome shotgun sequence DNA includes these proteins:
- the LOC134215143 gene encoding brachyurin-like, which produces MQILDVLLIFGLVASVACYECKSTGNTNVTANGEQTRNGQFPHHVLVVSTFSEGKRYCSGALVSRKHVVTVAQCVEGSSKVEVTLGAQCLLADSSSNKFRYTFTALEHFVKEGYNSDTFENDVAIIRFTDEDVRLPPWIKPVALPTADEQYVHDEVYSSGYGLLNYQTTNAADYLEFTTLRVLSYEQCQQEFEFVTPETGRFCAQRDEEEPNCVSDVGSPLVFKREGYKQYTLLGLTSFGQKFACQFGNAGALQEVRNHVEWLQSFLV; this is translated from the coding sequence ATGCAGATTTTAGACgtattattaatttttggtCTTGTGGCCTCGGTTGCTTGCTACGAATGCAAGTCGACCGGCAATACCAATGTAACTGCCAATGGTGAGCAGACGCGCAACGGCCAGTTTCCGCATCACGTATTGGTAGTGTCCACCTTCTCCGAGGGTAAGCGCTACTGCAGTGGAGCTTTGGTGAGCCGCAAACATGTCGTCACTGTTGCGCAGTGTGTGGAAGGATCCAGCAAAGTGGAAGTAACTCTTGGCGCCCAGTGCCTATTGGCTGATTCTTCAAGTAATAAATTCCGTTACACGTTTACTGCCTTGGAGCATTTCGTCAAGGAAGGATACAACAGCGATACGTTTGAAAACGATGTGGCTATCATTAGGTTTACCGATGAGGACGTTCGTTTGCCTCCGTGGATCAAACCGGTAGCCCTACCAACGGCCGATGAACAATACGTCCATGATGAGGTATACTCCAGCGGATATGGGCTGTTGAACTACCAAACCACCAACGCGGCCGATTATCTCGAATTTACGACATTGCGTGTGCTCAGCTACGAGCAGTGCCAGCAGGAATTTGAATTTGTTACTCCGGAAACCGGAAGATTCTGCGCCCAGCGAGATGAAGAAGAACCGAATTGTGTCAGTGATGTGGGAAGTCCGTTGGTGTTCAAGCGTGAGGGATACAAGCAGTATACCTTGCTGGGATTGACAAGCTTCGGACAGAAGTTCGCTTGTCAGTTCGGCAATGCTGGTGCTTTGCAGGAGGTTAGAAATCACGTTGAGTGGTTACAATCGTTTTTGGTGTAG